CCGATAACCAAATTTGCCTTTCGGCAACGAAACCACATGGACATCTTCGAACAGCGGCGATTCGGCCGCATAAGCGGCAACCGAAAAGGCCAGTAGAAAGCTCGTGAGCATGATAACTACGCGTTGATACTTCAAAACGAGACCCCCTCTTTCCGCACTTGTCAACAGTAGGGTTACATGCGGTGACAAATGCGGGTTAAACAAGCACTGCTTATCGCTTCGGTATTTCCACGTGCCGCCCTTCCTTGTGGGCTACGTAAGCATATTGCATCAATTCCGTGAGTTGCGTGCCCGCTTCCGTGTCAAATGGTATCGGTGCGCCGCGAAGAATCCCGTCGACCCACATCTGGGTGGTCCCAGGAAGAGCCGCAGGCAAGGAATCGGGCGTGACCCATTCCTTCGTCCCCAACTTGTTTGAACATATCTTGACGGATTGCTCATCCACGCCGCCTATGAGCAAGCTGCCCTCAGTACCCGATAGCTCAAGACTGAATGGGCTCATGGTCGAGACAAAACTGGTTTCGGCGACGCCGATTGCCTTGTTTTCGAATTCAACAACGGACACGGCATTGTCTTCGACTTCATGTCCAGTCAAATAATTGAACGTCGAGGAGATTCGCTTAGGCTGCCCGCCGAAATAACGTATGAGATACATCGGGTGCGCGCCGAGGTCCATCATGGCGCCGCCGCCGCATTGCACGGGATCCCAAAAGTGCTTCGGAAGCCAGCCGCCGCTGCCCCCGTTGTGCGCAATGCGCGCACGGACAAACGTCAATTGTCCCAGCAGGCCGTCTTCGACGGCTTTCTGCGCGTAGAGCACTTCCGGCCGGGTGCGGTACGGGAACGAAATGCAGAACTTGACGCCGGCTTTTGCCACCGCATCGCTGATTTGCTTGCACTCATCAACCGTCAGCGCCATAACCTTCTCGGTGAAGATGTGCTTGCCTGCGTTTGCGGCGGCCACCATCACTTCGGCGTGCCGGTTCGTGGGCGCATCACATGCCACCGCATCGACGTCTTTGCGTTTAAGGACCTTGGCCAAATCAGGCTCAAAATCGACCTTCAGTTTCTCGGCCCACGCCTTGCCGCGTTCGGGTTCTTCATCCCAAACGGCCGTGAGTTTTACATCCGGCATCTTCTGCAATGAATCGGCATATCCTTTCGCATGGACGTGCCATTGGCTCAGCATCGCAACTCGTAACATGGAGGATTTGCCTTTCTTGTCCTTTGCGGACGCAGGCAGCGACGCCAAAGCCGCTACCGTCCCGCCAACCCGAAGAAACTCGCGCCGATTCATGAGAGCATACTCCTTTCTCTGCCGACTGATTCCCGTTGCCACGAAGAAATGCCGTGGACTTACCGGAAAGAATCTACCTGAACGGGCTCGTGAGTCAAAACGGAAGCAACAGGAAGGTATTGCTTATCGTGAAAGAACTAGAAACGGCTTCGCGTCGAGCGATATCCAGGCACGGCAAAATCGATTATGAGTGGAAGGTGATCGGAACCGAAGGAGGGGCCAGTTCGAAAGTCTTTCACACTTGTCGGAGCCCTGTAGAGGCAGTGATCGATTGGTATCATGAAAGGAGCCAAATCGGCGGGCCATGTCGCGTGCACGCCGAATCCCCTCCGTGCATCCCGCAATTCCGATTCTCTAACCAACGAGCGAAACGAGGGGGACCACATCGTTGTATTGAGATCTCCGGCCACGATAGCAAGTCCCCGGATGTCCTTCGTTATATCGGCGATCATCTTGAGTTGAGCGTTTCGCCTGCCGGCGTTTTCCGCATTCACAGGAGGCAAGGTGTGTACGGCCAGAAGATTGACTCTCTGTCTCTGCATTGACAATACGGCTTGGAGAGCAGGTACTCCGCACAAATCGATGTCGCTCGTCTCCCTAACCGACTTCTTGCTCAGAATGCCAATTCCAAAGTTGTCTTCCCTGGGCCGGTACGTGCGGTGGGGGTAATCCGCCTCAAGGGGTTCGAGCGCCTTTACCCATGCATCATTGATTTCCATCACCACGACCACATCGGGCTCTTCCTTCTTGACAAGCTCAATGAATGTTGCGTAGTCCTTGTTGGTGGTGAGCACATTCGAGATCATCAGACGAAGCGACATTCCCGTCCCAGGCGACGTCTCTGGCTTTGCATACGAGAAAGCGATCGTCGCTCCTGTCGCCAGAAGAGCGATTCCCGGCAACACGGCCATGCGCTTATTGGCAAAGGCAACGAGAATTACGAAGGAGAGCCATGCCATGAGTCCGTAGATCGGGATGAAATGGGAACCGAGTTCAACCAGATAGTGAAGACCGCCAATCCACGGCGTCAGCACCCCTAAGAATGAACCCACCGCCAGCAGCCGGGCCCATCGCAGCAGGATGGCTTGCGCTTTGACTTTGCCATGGAGGAAGGTTTCGTTCATCGCTATAGCCTAAATATAAACAGCAGGGGCCGTTTGTCGTTCGGGTCATTGGCGCGCGCGTCTTGGTTGTTGTCGAGGACAAC
This genomic window from Candidatus Hydrogenedentota bacterium contains:
- a CDS encoding Gfo/Idh/MocA family oxidoreductase is translated as MLRVAMLSQWHVHAKGYADSLQKMPDVKLTAVWDEEPERGKAWAEKLKVDFEPDLAKVLKRKDVDAVACDAPTNRHAEVMVAAANAGKHIFTEKVMALTVDECKQISDAVAKAGVKFCISFPYRTRPEVLYAQKAVEDGLLGQLTFVRARIAHNGGSGGWLPKHFWDPVQCGGGAMMDLGAHPMYLIRYFGGQPKRISSTFNYLTGHEVEDNAVSVVEFENKAIGVAETSFVSTMSPFSLELSGTEGSLLIGGVDEQSVKICSNKLGTKEWVTPDSLPAALPGTTQMWVDGILRGAPIPFDTEAGTQLTELMQYAYVAHKEGRHVEIPKR
- a CDS encoding endonuclease/exonuclease/phosphatase family protein; protein product: MNETFLHGKVKAQAILLRWARLLAVGSFLGVLTPWIGGLHYLVELGSHFIPIYGLMAWLSFVILVAFANKRMAVLPGIALLATGATIAFSYAKPETSPGTGMSLRLMISNVLTTNKDYATFIELVKKEEPDVVVVMEINDAWVKALEPLEADYPHRTYRPREDNFGIGILSKKSVRETSDIDLCGVPALQAVLSMQRQRVNLLAVHTLPPVNAENAGRRNAQLKMIADITKDIRGLAIVAGDLNTTMWSPSFRSLVRESELRDARRGFGVHATWPADLAPFMIPIDHCLYRAPTSVKDFRTGPSFGSDHLPLIIDFAVPGYRSTRSRF